Below is a window of Phocoena sinus isolate mPhoSin1 chromosome 2, mPhoSin1.pri, whole genome shotgun sequence DNA.
GCTAGGAGCCGACCACGGGCCCCCGGCTGACAGCCAGCGGGAGACAGCGCCCTCAGTCACAGCCACGAGGAGCTGGGAAGACGACCTCAGCCCCAGATTAGACCTCGGCCTGGCCAACGCCTGACCGCAGCTTGGCGGTCAGGCTGCGAGACCCTGAGCGGTGGGCCAAGTCCGCAGCAAGCAGACTGCCGACCCCCAGCAACCGCGAGGTTGTAAATGGGCGTCGCTGAAAGCCGTTGAGTCTGGCGGGTGGTTCTGCGCACTGACACTCTGCACACGCTCGGCCTCAGCCAGGCCTCTCCCCGCACGGCGGGCCCCGGTTCGCAGCCGGGGCTCTGGCCGGCGCAGCCTGGGTCTGCGAGCACTCCCATGTGGGCACCCGCAGGACGCCTGTTCTGGgctgggtggggagctggggctcATGGCGGGTTGGGGCGCGGTCCCCAGGGCCGGGACCAGGGTTCACAGGCTGGAGAGGACTGTCAAGGAGTCCCCCCCCTCCCTAGGTGGTGGCCAGGAGGGGGCTTCTGGCCACCAGGAGGGGGACAGGCacccaggcagagggcaggggcccAGACCAGTGCCGGGGAAGGTAACGCGTGGGCAGCCATGGTGACGGCTGGCCGTGAGGATGGGGTGACAGACAGGAGGGGAGGGCTGAGCATGGtctgctgggggagaggggaggcagagGGTGTCTGGGGAGACGTCCAGGGGATCAGGGAGACCCCAGGCCACCCCAGGAGGTTAGCTGAGGCCAGCCGGGGCCTGCAGGGTGGACGCAGCGCCGAGGCGCGCCCCGCACAtggggcagggagcagagccGGAGGaccttccctcccactccccaagctccccacccccaggcggGGGCCCCACCCAGACTGACCTCACCCAGCTGCTTCCTCCACCCTCCCGCCCCTCATCTCCCTCGGACCCTTCCTGACAGCCCATTTCCGGCGGCAGCTACAGCCTGCGCCTTTGATGGAAGCAGCGGCCTGTGGGGTTTCCAGTCCCAGCTTCCGCCGGCGTGTGACGGACACCGGCGCCGAGAAGAATGTACCCGGCCAGGCCGGGCACTGCCTCTCCCTGCTCACTCAATCACGTCCTCAGCTGGGGGATCTCAGACAAGCACTGGGCCTTGTCACCTGGGCCGGGCAGATGAGTGGCCTggctccccccgccccggggCCACGGAAGGAAGCCGtgggccccaccccagggcaGCGCAAGTTCCCGCTCACGCAGCCCGCCGTCGGGCTCCCAGGGAGAGCTGCCCTGGCCTCCACGCCAGCCCCGTCCGGCCCTGCCTCCGCACAGCCAGCCACCCTCACCTCGAAAGTGCAGCCTGAGCTGGCCACTCGCTGTCCAGAGCCCTCCTTGGCACCCAGCACCCTCAGGATCAGGCCGTAGCCCAGAGGCCTGGGCCACTTGTCCCCTTGCCCCTGAGCCTTTGCCGTGCAGCACCTCTGCCAGGACTTCCCCCAGACTCACCAGCTCGGGGGACCCCAATCCTCCAAGGCACCTCCACCTGCCTTCCTCCTGGCCTGCCCGCTGGCTCACCCCTAACCGAGGTCAGGCCCCTTGGATCCTCCTGACCCCCCGGACCGCCAGCCCAAAGGCTCAGAGGCTACGTGGCCACTGGCCAGCCACGCGGAGGACGCTGCAGGTAACTGAGGCCCCGCACACCAAGATGTCTGGCTCTTTGGTGTAGAAATCCCACGCCTGAGTTCCCGGGACTAaaactccacccccacccccaggccagggGCGCCTGGACGAGGCCCTGGGTGTCGCCGAGGGGGGCCCAGGCCCAACACTGAGCGGCCCCTTGCTGGGCTGAGGAGGGCGGCTCCGCCTCTGGGGAAGGCCGCCAGGTGCTCGGCATCAGGGCCACACCGTGAGACTCTCCTGCTGCCCCCGGATTTCACCAAGGTCAGGGACCCACTGTGACATCCTCAGGCCGAGGGTGGGCTGCACCCCAACATCCTGTCCTGGGACGGGGGAATGAGGGGCGGGCTTTGGTGGGGGCGGGCCGCACTTCGCCCCCCAACCCCGGCCCAGGACTTGGCCTTTCCCTCGCCCCTGAGCCGCTGTCAGAGCAGACCTGTgactcaccccacccccagcgcCCGGCGCTTAATCCCACAGGAAGTAGAGGCATCTGTCAGCATCAGCTGCCACCCGGAGCCAGAGCCTGGCCGGCCCCGCCGCGGTGGAGGGCACGGGGCCAAGCAGGCTGCAGGACTAGCCCCGAGGGCCCCGGGTTCCGGCCCAGATCACGCCCTGAGGTGCGTTCCGTCCAACCTTCCCCCAGGCAGCTCGTCCCATCCCCTGGGCTGTGCTGGCAACAGACGGCCCTTCCCCAGCCCCGcaggcccacgggcccagccccaCTCACTTGTACGTGGCGACCCGGCGCAGGCCGGAGGGGGCCAGGTGGTAGCCGCACTCCTCCCACACTTCCTTGCAGGCCACCTCCTCCAGCGAGAGCCCGGGCTGGTCCACGAGGCCGGCGCACAGCTCGTATGTCACCCCTGCCGAGCCAGGCAGTGCCGGCTGCAGCTCCTGGGGCCTGTCCTGGTCCACGGCGGCCAGGGACCCCGGGAAGAGGCGCTCCACCTCGCCAGCGTACACAGCTGGTTGGGGGAAGGCAGACCGCAGTCACCGCCCTGTGGTGGCCAGCTCCACGTGACCCGCTCTGGCCAGACCCCCTtgccgggcctcagtttcctctagAGCCCTCTCCCCACGTCTGCACTCTGACCCTAGGACACCAGGGGCCTGAACGTGAGCCTgcaggcctcccctccccccataccCCACTCGGGCCGCCTCACCTGGCCGGAACTGCTTCACCAACACCAGGCTCCTTCGAGAAGAGTTGAACACGAGAATGGTCACACTGCAGGGGGAGGGGCCCAGCTCAGCACAGAAACAGCCCCCTCACCTCACCCCCCTGGGGGCCcagcccacctcctctcctccacaACCCAGGAAGGTGGTGTCCCTTGCTCAGATGGGCAGACTGAGGCCCAGGACGGGCCACAGCTTGCCAGGGTCACACAGTCAGGCCAGGACCCAGGCCTCCTGTATCCCAGCTGGCAGGACGGGGGCCGGGGGGTGGGAAGGACATGCTGGGCAGCTGGGCAGGCCGGGGGTGGCAGCAGCTGAGGACGGGTGACTGACGGGACACGTGGCCCCTGCTGGCCAGCTGCCGCCAGCCACACTCCTGAAGCCACGCTGCCATCCAGCCCATACTTCTGACGCTCGGGGGCAAGGGCACCTGGGCAGCTTCTCTCAAGTCCAAGAGGTGGTCCAGGTGGCCTGAGCTGGGACCCAGCTCGGGCTCCAGGCCTCAGGCTGACCCCTCAGTGAGACGACAGGGAAAGTGGGGACTTCAGACACGCAGAGGCGGGTGGGGCTCTGTGCCCCTGCAGACATcagcctggggcttccccggcGGCCAGCCAGCCTGGGCCCTCACCTGTCATGGGTCTTCATGAAGTCCCACGACTTCTGGGTACCATTCTGCAAGAGGCAGGGCAGCGGTCAGGGAGGGCTGAAGGGCCGGCAGCGCGGGTGGAGGTGCTCCAGGGAGCGAGAGGGCCACACAGACCCACCGTACCCGGCCAGTCATGGCCCGGGCCCATCGGGAGCGACGAGCTGCAGCGGGTGGGGCAGGGCGTAGCCgccagggtgggcagggaagTCCAGGACAGCCTGGTGCTCTCAAGGGGTGAGGCAGAAAGCCGAGCCAAAGGGCGGGAAGGCGTCCCAGGCACAGAATGAGCCAGCACGCAGCACAAGGTGAGCTGAAGCTGCAGAGGGACGACACTGCCGCCACGTGCGGGAAGGGCCACGGGGCTGTGGGGAGAGGCGGGCGCGACATGTCCTCACAGTCAGGCGAGGGGCAGGAGGGGTCCCACGCGGGTAGAGCAGAGATCAGGTTTTCGTTGCTGAAGCTCCCCTGGGCCACTGGACAAAGGGCgacaggagggcaggaggggcaggcGGGCCTCCGGAGAGCGCAGCAGCCCCGGGAGCAGCTGGGGAAGGGTGTGCCCGCGCCGGGCAGGAGCTCAGCCCGCAGGACGTGACGATTCAATGATGATGACTGGGCAGTGGATGACCCTCTCCCCAGCCCGGTTTCTGTCTCGGGCTGTCTGTCCTGTGTCCTGTGGTCCTGCTGTTCTGTCACTTCCTTCCACCCCCCTGCTCCCCGACCCTGGACGCCCCGTCCCAGCAGCTCCCAGGACTCTGAGCAGCATTCAGTGAACAAAAGGCAGTGCGGGGGGCCGGGGCCTGGGCCAGCACCACCGGGGGCGGCCAGAACCGATGCTTACGGGGCTCCAGCCGGCAGGGGGCATGAGGGGCCAGAACCCTGCCAGCGGGACACCGCTAAGTGAGGTAGGCTCCCGTCCTCCGGGCTGTTCCGCCTCGCCCTGACCCCTCCCCAAGGGGTCTCTGAGGATGCGGCTGGCCCTGGGGCCCTAGAGCCCAGCCCTGTGGACGCCCACCACCGGCTTGCTCAGCCACTGGGTCAGCCCTGCGCCCTGGCGAGCTGCTGGCCCCACACTTGGGGCCCTGTCCGAGCCACGAAACACACATGGACCTGAGCACCAGAGACACCGAAAGGGCAACCGGGGCTGCAAAAGAGGAAGGACACTAAGGAACAGCCTGTgtgaggacttcctggaggaggtgacactgcACCAGGCCCCACAGAAAAGAAAGGGCATTCATTCCCAGCAGTGGGCCCTGACAGGCAGAGGCCCGCATGCTGGTCTGAGGGGAGCTGGGGACATTGGTCTGAGCTGGGCCTGAAGGCGGAGGTGCTCTGGACGGGCAGGAGCCTCGGTTTCCAAGCTGGAGGGAGAGCCGATGGCCTGCCCTGTGCAGGTCGGGCTGCCCGGGAGGCCGTTGTGAGACACCACCCCCAAGAGGCAAGCCTGGGCCTGCCTGCAATCTGGCCACCCAAGGGCCAGCCACCCCCCAGGATGAGCTCCGGGGAAGGCCTGCCCCCCAGTCTGCCATGTGCCAGCTGTGCCCCCTGCCTCCCTCAGGGTAAGTGTCATCTCGCGCTGGTTTCAGGTACCCTCTTGGATCAAGATCAAAACATCTGTCAGACCCTCAGGTCCAGCCAAGGCAGGGTGCAGGGGAAGGTCCAGAGGGGCCCACTGAGGCCCAGCCAGCCCCTCCCAGAGGATCAGGACCCAGGCCTGGCTCATCTTccagggccctgggagggaggtACAGGACTAGAGTTTAAAcacagcccctccccctcagAGCCACGCGGGTGCCCTGCCTCTGGCtggtctgtctgtccatccaccAGGTCTCCCCTGGCCATGGGTGGCTACTGACCAAAGGCTGCAGATGCCCCTCAGTGACGTTCACCACCCAGCCCAGTGTCCCATGGCCCCTGGGAAACACCACCCCGGCCCCCAGCCTGTGTCCATCGCAGCCTACCACCCGCATGGGCTCAGCTTTGGTTACCAGCACCCATCCACACTCcacaggaagtgggggagggtgCCACAGCCATAGGCCACAGTGGTTACGTGCCTTGATCACCCTGTGCCCACCTGCTGgccccagagccccagccccTGGAGGCTGTGCAGCCACAATTAGGCATCCCTGCCCCAGGCCAACACCAGGGAAAGGGCAGCAACCTCGGTGTCCCTGCACTCTGCCCCTCAACCAACCCTGGCTTCTGCCCCAGGCCGGTGCTGCCAA
It encodes the following:
- the NUDT14 gene encoding uridine diphosphate glucose pyrophosphatase NUDT14, translating into MERIEGAAVGRCAASPYLLPLTLHYRQNGTQKSWDFMKTHDSVTILVFNSSRRSLVLVKQFRPAVYAGEVERLFPGSLAAVDQDRPQELQPALPGSAGVTYELCAGLVDQPGLSLEEVACKEVWEECGYHLAPSGLRRVATYKSGVGLTGSSQTMFYAEVTDAQQGGPGGGLAEEGELIEVVHLPLDGAQAFADDPDVPKTLGVIFGISWFLSHVAPGLGPQ